The genomic window TCTTTCAGTTTAGTTTGCCAACGACGTCCCTGGAGATGGCTACAGTAGAGAAGTTCTTCCAGATCCAACAAGACCAGGTTCCATTCAAAATCCGAGCTAAGCGTGGATGTGCAACACACCCACGGAGCATCGCCGAAAGGGTTAGTTTAAGCCGATCTAATAAAGCATCTGTGTATATCTGCATTCCTGTATCAGCATGTGGCTTGTAGATTGAGCCTTCATTCTCAggccaagttttattttttatgtactTGCCAGGAGAGAAGAACAAGAATCAGTGAGAAGCTGAGAAAGCTGCAAGAACTTGTGCCTAACATGGACAAGGTACAAACTTATTTTAGCAGAAATAATCCTTTTCGAATGAAGTTAAAAAGGTCCATATTTTCATGTCACTACTACTGTATGAAATGTATGCAGTTCCTTCTTCCTTCTTTAACGATGaaagaaaattttatacaatTAATAAATCTCGATGACCGTATACTAGTTGTACAGCTTATCTTTTTACCTCTTCTCCTAAAAAAACTGTTGTGACGGAAAGTGACACAGGTATATAATTATTTTACAATTTCCCGTTTGATATTTTGCAGCAAACAAACACATCAGACATGTTAGACTTAGCAGTTCAGCACATCAAGTCACTGCAGAGCCAAGTTCAGGTGTGTATCAAATGgcattattttatgataaaattatagcTAGTACTTCCAACAATCTAATGCCTGGAATTATCCAAGAttatatttgtttttttttttttttttttcatttacttGTAGCATAGGTAAGCTATACAATAGCAAGCAACAAAATAGTAGATGTCAAGCATGTTCTATGTTTAAATCAGTAGGGATCATCCTCTTGTCTTCTGTTCTCTCATCCTTTATCTAAATAAGCTATATATTTAGTTTGGGAGAAAGAAGTTGGTTTTCTTTCACATGAAGATTTAATTTCAATGTTCAGAAAACTAACTAGAGAAATCAAACACAATCCATTGGGTTATAACAATGTAAAAGTTATGCTTTATCTCTTTAAAAGAAGCAAAAGACAATAGTGATTTTCATCCCTCATGAAATGATATAGAGGTGCAACTTGATGCATTCTcgaataatttttcatatttggACTAGAAGTCCAGAGCATTATGAATTTCACATGCATGGTAAAAACAAAGTAGGTTCTCCTATTTTGAGTGGCCATTTCCTTGTTGCAAAGTAAGCAAATCTAAAGCACCTTtagttttatcaaatttttaattatatagtACTTTCCACAAGAAAAATGGGTTTATATTAGTAGACATGAACTTGTGGATGGATATGCTTACAAGTGTATTTCAATTCTGTTACTCCAGCATTGCAATTTATATATTTTGAGGAGATGATGAGTATAGAATAAGAATATTAGGGCACTCCGACAGACTGATAACTCTTTAAACTTAAATGCTATTGCAACActttgattttcttttcttttcttttctttttttttttttaacctctgGTCTAGTCTAGCCGTCATTCCCTTTAATTCTATTTACAAATTGATCTCTAATAATGATCAGCTTTATTATATGTCTATTTAGCTTCCTAGATGAAATACTGCATACCATTCCTCACCGATGTTGAAGCTTTTCTAGCTAAATATAATGCACAGTTAACTATAAACATGGGCTTTTTTTCCTGCAGATTCTTACCCAAGAACGTGAAAACTGCGTATGTGCAAGCAAGCAAGAGAAGAATTAAGATACCAAACATGTTTATGTATATAAGAATTTATGTTGGTTATCATTTGCTAGATGGAAAGGAGGTATTAACATGCATGAGAAGTTCCCATCTGTGTATCATCATTCCCTTGATCTTTGGCAGTCCAATAGGCAATAATGAACGGCACTGTGCTTCCCAAATTTCTAGCTTCTGGAATCATATGGATTATAAAAGGGCTTTTGggtgggaaagaaaaaaaatcttcattGTGCCAAGAAATTCAGGTTCCAGGGCTTTTCTCCAGAATCTAATATGTCATATTTCATTAAGGTTTTTATACCTCTCAGACTTGTGTTTGCTTGTGGGAGTTGAATAGGGTAATGATATATGTTCCTTTAATTGATGCATTAGCAATTGACCTTTATGTATTTCTGGATGTATTTTGCCTTTTGCATTCTATCCTGATCAAACCAAGGAGAGTAATGTAATGTATCAAAATTTTGTCAGAAATGTAATGTGGAATGACAGAAATTTGTGTGGAGAGATGACAGTCTAAATTGTGTAGATGCAAGGCAGAGATAAGGTTCTATTAGCAGCACCGTATCAATTTGCTTTATGGTTCATGGAGGATTCTATTTTCTGCAATCCGTATGATACTATAATAATCACAAGTATGTGATGTTGGTGTGTTACCACTGCTATATTTGGTTCCATGGATGAACATTGGAATGGAAAGGGGAGGCTAACTTGGCCTTGTTCCCATGTTCGGTATGACAACAGAGGATGGAACCATAATTCTTTTGAAATCATGATTCCGTCTTCTGGAGAAAGGTGATTTCAggtcattcacataaaataatAAAGGATGATATTTTTGGTAATAAATAATTAACATTTGTAATCAATATGAGTTAATTATGGAtgtctatgatataaaaataaataatacaataaatatctatttttaaaatattatgttaTTAAAAATAATGAAACGATCAAGAAGCATGCATTGCAATATCATATCAACTATTACTTTAATATTTATTGCTGTATATGACATACTAGTGGATGAGCATTGTGCAATACACgctaaagggaaaaaaaaaataaagtaaaaagatTAAATGGAATTGAATAAAAATATGAAGTCAATATTAGAtaagtattaaaaattaaaatgaattgctaaattgaaaaataaaaatactaaaatgactatcatgttaaaaaaaattatgaaaatctgaacaaaaataaaactaaaaaaaatataacaaagACTTCGATAATTGAGGCTAAAATAAAAGGTGAAATATTAAATTTAAGATACAAAAGAATTAGACAATAATTAATAAAActatagaaaatataaaataaagaatataaattataaatcatgacaatcaaagaaaaatatgcaaatataatagAGTGCTCCTTAAAATGTTTTGTGATCATTATCGGAAAAGTAgttatattatttagataatgttatatattaataattaatataaagtTGATTATATACCATGTATAATTAGTTAAATATTGAAATTCAGCTGTTATTCTTTGTCCATGCATCAAGACTGTGTAATAGGATCTGCaatttcggttctgtcttctatTCCCATTCTATTTcgattccaattctgattttttttcatttctaagCACCAAATATACTGCAGCAATTCATGAAATAAACACTACAATCCGAAAATTATGTTTTTCTGTTTTCGTTGGGCAGTCTAAGTACAAGTTTTATAATAAAGTGGCCTGAATTATAAAAACTTTTATCTTGAAGTGGGGCAAATCATTTGTAACTCTTTATGAAATCTTTGGGTGGGAACTTTCCTccctttttatcaaaaaaaaaggaagaggggAGCGCTCATAATATATACAGATCATACAAATTAAGGGGATTTAGGTGGTGCTCAATTAGGAATTCTGATACACTGGTGAAATGGTAATCTGGTATAGACTTGTTGGCATCTACGATTAGTGTGCAAGAAGTGAACTTTGATGCCTAAGATTTTTCAATACAAGGTCTTTAGACAAATTATCACTTCTTATGCGCTTTTGAAGATCATAGCTAGATATTCTCATTTTGATAAAGAATCTGTTGTAAAGTACATATTATTTCTTTTACTCGTAAGTTTGCAAATATTCTAAATAAGCAAGAAAAATATGACATATTATTACTAATAAATTGGGAAGTATTACAAGATTTATCGCACTCTCATTTGAAAAGACGCAATTTAAAAGAATACTTAATCATGGAAGCACCACCGAAATTTTTCAGCCCAGCTGCTAACCTGGGAAAAGATTCCCCATTGGGAACCAAGCTACCATATGTGCTATATGCTACGTCATCCTtaacccataaaaaaaaaaaaaaagaaagctccACCAACTTTTAAAAAACCAGGAATGATCAGGTTcctctttatccacccatatcaACCAAAAAATAAGTCGTCCAAAACCAGCAAACTTGCCATTTTTGCTTGATCATTCCCTTCATCAAGGCCGGCCCAGTCCTCTATGCCATTGTTGTTTTCATCTGGTATCAACTCATCTATGGCCCAATtctatcaagattctctgatactATCTTCATCCTGGGCCGCTGCTCCGGGTCAGCTTCGGTGCATGCAAGAGCTATATGGAACATGGAGATCATCTCCTTCTTGGCATTAACCTCGCGGAAGAGCACCGGGTCTACTAAATCCGAGAACGGCTTCGCATCGTCGAACCCCTTCCTCACCCACCTCACCAGCTCTGGCGCAACCTCCAGTGACGTGGAAGATGACGAGGGGGAGGAGAACTCAGGTGGCTTCCCAGTCAAGAGTTCGAGCAAGACCACACCAAAGGAGAAGACATCCCACTTCTGAGTGGGCCGGCTTCCGGACACTCGAGCCTCGGGGGCCCGGTAATTGTTGGGCCTATCCGTTGGAGTGGGCTTGATGGCAGGAAGAGCCCCACCTATGAAGCCGCCACCcgtagaggaggaggaggaggaagggtcATTGCTGGCTATATTGATGAGGCGAATGAGACCGAAGTCGGAGATGTAGGGGTTGTAGTCGCCGTCGAGGAGGATGTTGGTAGGCTTGACGTCGCCATGGACGAACTTTCTTGGGCTGTACTCATGGAGGTAGGCCAGCCCACGGGCTGCTCCCTTGCCTATCCGAAGCCTGATGGCCCAGGACAGAGTTGGTTGACCGGATCGCCCTGCTCAagcagaaaaaatattttaaaaataataaataaaaatgaatCTTGCGGGTTTTTTATTTGTGCACCATTGTTAACTCGGCATTCATGCCTCTATCTGATGATCGTGACTTTTAGGGATTTAAGATAGATATGACGACCAATGGACTCACGGATGACAAACATGGCACACCGAATTTTTCTGCGAGTGATAAAATAAGGGCGAGCGTAACATCCAAAGCATGAAGTCCGAATGCAAACAAGGGCTTGTCTTGTCTCTTTATTATTCGTGTCAATCCGCCCAACTGGGTCATGATTGAAATGAAAGTAAAGGGACAACTGACCAGCCCATCTCCCTATCCGGTTTCTTCGATTACGATATTCTCCGACACATAAGCCTTGGAGCGCGACCAAGAAAAAGGTTACGAATCATGAAGCAAACAGGAGCCTTTTTTTATTTCCCTGTAAGATTTCCGTGCTACTAATAATGCATTCCTCTTTTATTACTGTAGCCAACCGAGATCAACTTGGATCCAGCtcgcatcttatttattttagagaCGTGATAAAAAGAGCGACACTCCATTATCTACTGTATTTTGTACATTATCAAAAGTTCGGAAGCCAGTTTATGTTCCAAGAGTAGCTATAATTAATCCGTCCATTAGCCCTGCACCTACTTCTCGATCCCATTGGACCAAATAATAGCGCTGCACGTGATGTAAATTATGTAGGGAACAAAGAGATCCCTAAACCTGCATGTTCCACTAGAAAAGTGGATTTAATAACTTTTGACCGGACGACACCGTACGAAGAAGTTCCAGAGTGAGCTGGACCAGGTACACCACGGACCCTATACTCCTGATATGGAGCCCCGGATGTCCCACTCCTAAACTACAAACGGCTGTGTCTCACACGGCCTACTCTCTATAAAAGACTTCTCCTTTGGAAAATTAAtgaagtttcttttcttttcaaaaattataGGGTGATGAGCTCCTCACGAATATTGAAGCTTAGACAAAATCACACCCATATCTCCTGAACAAATCTAAAAGCTTTCCCTAATTGTACTAGTTGATAACTTTatcatgaaataaaaatttaaacatcttactttccttctttcttttttttttttccgcctTCATCGTCCAATTGAAAGGAAATTGAAGCGTTCCACTGCCACTTTGCCACATTTAACTCCATAAAGATAAAAactttgtataaaaaaaaataaagacaaaaaTTCAAACAACAAACTAAGTTTTCACTTAACAACGTACAACAATCTATGATCTCATTCAAAAAAATTAGTCAAAAACtgttaattagatttttttaatcttcTATAAGTATCCAAGATTCATCTAGTATATAACTAACGTaggataatatttaaaatctattcaTGACTGATATAGAACTAAACACACACTTGCACGAATTCTCATATGCTCTCCATATATCAATCTTAACATCCTCGACATATTAAGAATCTATTCACACCGAATTACAAGTACCATAAATTCAATCACCACCATCATAATCATGTGATTAATCCAAATAAACTTATGCTGCAATAACATCTAATCCACATAGATCATGGACCAAGTTCATTCTAACATCATTTGTAACAATTTATAATTTCACCTCAAAAAGTTAGCTGGAAAATGTCATTAGAATTCGTTAATCCGATATAAGCATTGGAGATctagctagcacatggttaatgTGTGATGGTGAACGGAAGACGATGATCGCAGGGGCTGCAAGGCCAGATTCTATATGCATTCGGCACTGCAATTGCCAccttcactctctctctctctctctctctctctctcctccagcaTCCTCCCTCCCCAGACGACCATAGTAGCTTAAGTGAAAGTTCACTCATATTATAAAATACTCTAGACAAATCAAACATGAGCGAAAAAAAAATGCATATAACgtctttataaaataaaaagtcaATTAAAAGCAAGCACGCTACCTAATCGACGTATTTTACGCTAGTCTAAGTTTGTTCCCAGAGACTTGAGAGATTCTGGTCTTTCGGTGTGATTCGGTTCGTCTCCTCAGCTAACAGACAGGTTTTCTGAGAACTCCAAAAAGGTTAGGCACCTTTGCATGGTCCCACCCTTGGGTTCCTATAGACAAAGGCGACTCTCTACTCAACGGCTTCCATCCTTTTCTTGATTAGtctttccttcttctcttttggCTGTCTCCCAAAAGATAAAGAAAGCTGTTGTCCTGTATCATTTTTTTCCCGCATTCATAATAGGCAAATAGCGCCATGCGAAAGCTAACGATTTCGTTCCTAGAATTCCTCCGGTCTCAACTTTTCTTCCCTCAGATATTTCCACTTAAATTACCCCCACAGTCCATCCGGTGATCAACGGCCAGCAATGGAACACACCCTCGCCGATGAGAGGGAAAAATCCAGATCTACTCAGTGCAGTCAACGCGATAGCAGCGCTGCACTATTCCCCTGTACCGGTACCTCTGACCACCCAGCTACCGCTACTAACGGTAGTAGGCTGAGTGCCACGTCATCGGACAGTAAAAACTACGAGAAGACCGAGTTATGACGCGTCCCGCTACATTCCCTCGCCCAGCGGGCATGTCGTCCCGCGAAGTCCCACCCACCAGTATCAAAGTTCGTACCAGAAAATGAAATCCTTCCCGTTCAATCAATAGACCCCCTCCGACGGTGGATTCAGTCCTCTAACCGAGTGATCGAGCATCCGCGCGCTTTCGAACCGCGACGCCAACCAACCACTACGCCACGAACCACGCGGCGTGGCAAAACAACCAACCATCTCATGACACGTGGCAATAACAAGCGAGGGAACCAGGGGGTAGAATGAGAAAAGACTAACCTCGGAGAGCAGTGGCGAGGTTACCATTGGAGATGAAGTCGGTGATGAGCAGCTTCTCATCTTGCGCCCAGTAGTACGCCCTCAGCTTCACAATATTCGGGTGCCGCACCCTCGCGATCGCCTGCACCTCCGCCACGAACTCCTTATGCCTCTGCGCTCCGCCCTCCCCGAGCCGCCGCACCGCCACCGGAATCCCATTCCCCAGCACCACCTTGTACACTATCCCCAGCCCACCCTTCCCCAACACATACGCCGACGCCCTCAGCAGCTCATCCAGCTCGAACGAAAACCCCTTATCGATCGCCACCAAATCCCCCTCccctcctccgccgccgccgccgctctCCGCGTCCTTCTGCGACTCCCCCTCTTCCGACCCGCCGCCGCCCGCCGGCCAACACCCACACCCCCCTCTTCTCTCcccttctccccccaacttgctCTTCCCGGTGCAGCTGCAGCACTTGTCGTGGTCTTTCAGCTTCCAGTAGATGTAGACGACGATGAGCCCGATCAAGGCGACGCCGGCGGCGTCGGCCACCGAGATGATCACAATGAGACCTGTTCGGAGTCCTTTCCTCTCCTGCGCCGCCTCCTTCACCGGCGGCGCCACCTGCCGCCCCGGCGGCCCCGCCGGGCGGTCCTGGCACGGGATCTGCAGCGGGAACCCGCACAAGCCTGGGTTGTTCAAGAACGCCGTCGGGCCCTGGTTCGCCAGCGAACCAGCCTGCGGGATCTCACCGGAGAGATTGTTGTACCGAAGATCAAGGCTCACCGTGGATGGCAATTTCCCGAGAGAGCTGGGGATCTCGCCGGAGAACTGGTTGTGGGAGAGATTCAGGGTGCCGCCGAGGGAATCGAGATCGCCAAGATCAGGCGGGATGGATCCATTGAACTGGTTGGAGGAGAGATCGAGCTGGACGAGGGAGACCATCTCCAGCCAGACCCCGGCAGGGATCTCGCCGGAGAAGCCGTTCTGGGATAAAAGCATCCGCTGGAGCTGCCGGCAGTTGCGGAGCTCCGGCGGGAGCGGGCCGGAGAGGGAGTTCTTAGAAAGGTCAAGGTTCTGAAGGCGAGGGAGGTCACAGATGGCCGGCGGGAGGACGCCGGAAAGATTATTAtcataaagaaaaagagaatggAGAGAAGAGGCGTTGAAAAGAGGGGTAGGGATGGAGCCAGAGAGGCGGTTGCCATGGAGGTTGAGGCGGCGGAGGAAGATGAGGGAGCCGAGCTCGGAGGGGACGTAGCCGGAGAGGTTCTTGGCGGCGACGGCGACGCCGACGACGCGGGGGTAGGGAAAGCCGGAGACATTGGCGCAGGTGACACCGAGCCACCGGCAGGGGTCCTCGTCGTCCTCGCTCCAGCCAGCGAGCGCGCCGCCGGGGTCGTCGGAGACGGCGGACTTGAAGGCGAGGAGCGCAAGACCATCAGGTGAGAGCCCAGAGCTCCGAAACACTATTAAAATTAGGAAAACTATAACTGAAAAATGGAATCTCTTCATCGATTAACAAAAGAGCGTGTGAGAGCAGAGAGGTAGAGCCACTGGTGAATTGCTGATGCTGATTAGTTAATGGGGAGGTTGGAGTGGAGGGAGGTGGGTTATAGGAGTAtttaagagagagaaagggagctcCGTTAAAATGGTAGTAGAAACTGTTTTAGGTTATCCTGGACCACATAAAATGACAACACAATGGTATGCAGTATGGAGTGATGGTTAATTAGTTGGGTTGGATTTGATTGGAGAGCAGGATAGGAACGGGAGTGTACGTAGTAATTGGAGTAGAATTTGATTGCTGGGGCCGGGGAACAGGGGAAAGAAACAGGCGTGGGAGGGAAGGGAGTAAGCGGAAAGCAAGAGGAGGATGAGTGGGAGCGGGCAGTGGAAATGATGAGAGGGTGTTGGGACCTCCAATAAGAATAGTAATGTGGTTGTTAGGTGGCTTTGTTTTGCAATTAAGGAATGgaagaatgaagaaaaaatgggCTGGAAGAGAGTGATTTCTTGGCCCAAGGTGACTTCATTTTTTTGTTTCTAGTTTAGGGATGGGAAAGCTTTAGACATAAGGCAAGACAAAGGGGAGTTCGGTGGGTTGGATTTGAGCCGTGGTGTGCTAACCGTTTGATTTGGCCTAAGTGGGGTTGATGTGATGGGAGCTGAGTTTGAGGATTCTACTTCTGGTTGCTCTATAGAAAGTGGAATCTGGTAATCCTCTTGCATCATATTTCTTGGATTGTATTAAACGCCATGGTTATGGGGCGTAGAATCTTAGGTAGCTCATGTCCAATTTTATAGATGGTGCGGACACCATGAATTCTTGATGGTGTATCATTGAACTGAGTTTGGTTTGGAAAAATCTGGCGTAACTTGAACGTGACACACCTTGCACGCAAATATTATATGAGCATGCATGCTCTTGGGCACGAGCAGCTTATCTGcatgtagaaaatttcaattgaaCCTGAATTTTCCGGTATGCAGATATAATGTAACAGTTCTTACTtaataaatcttaattaataattttttaaatagaatTAAGAAAAAATTCTATGGCATGTATTGCGGCCAATCCGTGGAGTGCCTGACATCAATGAAGAGctacctataaaaaaaaaatctactgatCGAAATTGTGTCCGGCAGAGACCCTCCAATACCTAAATTAATGAGTGGGTGAATAGTAAGTTAAATATAGAAAGTGGCAGAGTATTTACCCAAAAGCGTCTTATCAATATTATTCATTTATCTCTTTTTTATAAACAAATTATTGATAACCATTTGTAACGATTAGGCATGTGGGTTCCGCTTATTTTGATACTATGTAATCGTGGGATGGGAAGTTAATGCTCACTGATAGTCATGGTATGTAATCATTATGCGCTGACAGTTTCTGATATGCCGATTTTTTATCGATAAGTATAGCACATCGATCATATGTCGGTGCTATTAATATTATGACTGACCATCAGTCGATAACTCCGATATACCGACTGGTCAGTGGTTATGCAGTTGATCAAGTCGTTATGTCGTATCTATCAAAAAAGTCAAACGTATGTTACCGACAGTCAATCAATTTGCCGGTTAATAGTCGGCTATTATTTCCTAACGTCGATAGAAAATCGAGTGTTGAAATCCGTAGAAGCTGTAGTCGAATCGGACCTTCTTTGGCGGCTTGATTTTGACAGTCCATCATCTGTCACCGACCCATAATTGGGATGACCAATAATAAGTCGGGAAGCTGATATTAAATCAGGGGGAGTAGATTCGATTACCCAACAGTTGTCCttcactcccaagtccaaggtaATCTATTACATGACTTGACATGTGGCTTGACACATGGGACGATAGGAGTTATCACGTATCATCTTGAGTTCTGATTCTACTGCCAATTCGACTACAAGTATTAATGATTCTCTTGAAAATTGAAGAGTCTTCGATTGTTTTGATGGTCATGCGATCATCATCAGCACAATTAGTCGGAAAGACGGTTATTAATGCTACAATCGGTTTGGTGGTTGAAAATCCAGTCGTTTTATATTTGGGTTGGATGAGTTGGACTTTAGAATGAAGATGGAAACGAGTGATTCGTTTAGTTGTGAGGAGTCTCTCAAAATGAAAATGCTCCAAtcctccaaaaattaatttttaatcttttttaatatttaaattttattttaatttcaattctaCTCACGAATCAAATAGTCTCCAGTACGGTACTGTAAACTAGGCTTGAATTGAGAAAATAGTtggaatttttagagaaaaaatgcaGTTTGATGTACAATCTAATATTGAATACATTCCAACGGAAGTCATCTAAAAGGTTAAAAAGGCAAATATATTACCAAGTTGCATGAGTCAAACACATAGGTTCAAATGTTAGGATGAATGACTAGTGTAACGCCCACACTCTGTTTCATGGAGTGTTGGACATCAGACAGTGAAACTAAAATGGAAAAGAAGAATTTGCAAGGGCCTTTCAAGGCAGTAAGTAGAaggtggaaaaaaaaaatcaatccagcATTTGGAATGGAGTATGATTGGCATTTTCAAGCTGGCATTCCTGTTATCATCATTAGCATTTATAAGAACTGGgaatagggatggcaatgggcaAGATACCCACAAAATTTATCCTATCCATATCCGAACCCCTTTAAAATCTCACTATCCTAACCCATCCCAAACCCAATTACGAAATTAACAAGAAATTCTAAGCCCATCTCATTTAAAATTGGTATACcccatttaaaattggtatacCCCACGAGTAACCAAACTCGTCCGACTAACCTGTATTCttattcatattatcatgagaaTAGGATCCATAAATCGAAAATTTTGCGGTCAAAACAGAgtcattttgatcaaaaaatctcCATATCCTAtagaatatcatgcttctaccaagattaagctctcaaaaaccGATGAGACCAAGGCACACCACCGCAATCAGAAT from Elaeis guineensis isolate ETL-2024a chromosome 9, EG11, whole genome shotgun sequence includes these protein-coding regions:
- the LOC105051404 gene encoding receptor protein kinase-like protein ZAR1 yields the protein MKRFHFSVIVFLILIVFRSSGLSPDGLALLAFKSAVSDDPGGALAGWSEDDEDPCRWLGVTCANVSGFPYPRVVGVAVAAKNLSGYVPSELGSLIFLRRLNLHGNRLSGSIPTPLFNASSLHSLFLYDNNLSGVLPPAICDLPRLQNLDLSKNSLSGPLPPELRNCRQLQRMLLSQNGFSGEIPAGVWLEMVSLVQLDLSSNQFNGSIPPDLGDLDSLGGTLNLSHNQFSGEIPSSLGKLPSTVSLDLRYNNLSGEIPQAGSLANQGPTAFLNNPGLCGFPLQIPCQDRPAGPPGRQVAPPVKEAAQERKGLRTGLIVIISVADAAGVALIGLIVVYIYWKLKDHDKCCSCTGKSKLGGEGERRGGCGCWPAGGGGSEEGESQKDAESGGGGGGGEGDLVAIDKGFSFELDELLRASAYVLGKGGLGIVYKVVLGNGIPVAVRRLGEGGAQRHKEFVAEVQAIARVRHPNIVKLRAYYWAQDEKLLITDFISNGNLATALRGRSGQPTLSWAIRLRIGKGAARGLAYLHEYSPRKFVHGDVKPTNILLDGDYNPYISDFGLIRLINIASNDPSSSSSSTGGGFIGGALPAIKPTPTDRPNNYRAPEARVSGSRPTQKWDVFSFGVVLLELLTGKPPEFSSPSSSSTSLEVAPELVRWVRKGFDDAKPFSDLVDPVLFREVNAKKEMISMFHIALACTEADPEQRPRMKIVSENLDRIGP